In the Sandaracinus amylolyticus genome, CGAGCTGCGACATCGTCGCGACGCTGAGCACATGTCGCGACCTCGGCCCATCGGCGTTCGCGCTGGGCGAGGACTTCGCGCGCGGGCTCTGCACCGGCACGTACACGTCGGGCGGCACGTGCCCGACCGAGAGCCGCGTGGGCAGCTGCGACGAAGGTGGCGGGCAGATCCGACGTTACTACTCGACCGGCGGACTGCCCTACACGCTCGAGACGGCGCAGCAGGACTGTCAGCTGATGCCGGGCGCCACCTTCACCGCGAGCTGATCACGACGAGGGATCGGGCGGTGCGCCGTACGCGGGCACCGCACCGCCACCCGCGTCGGGCGCGCTCCCGGCGTCGACCGGCGTGGGGCCACCGTAGAGCGGGCCGACGGCACCGGCGTCCTGCTCGGTGCCCGAGTCGATCGCCGGGGTGCCCGAGTCGATCGCGGGCGCGCCGTATGCGGGCACCGGACCCCCGGAGTCGACCTGTGCGCCACCGTCGGGCGCGCGCTCTTCGCTCTCTGCGCAGCCGGTCACGCTCAGCGTCGTCGCGACCGCCGCGCCGAACGCGAACGTCGCGGCACGACCGAGGCGTGTCGTCGGTGCACGCAGTGGCGGTGCGCTCGCGAGCGCGTCACCGAGCGACTCGCCGCAGAACGGACAGGCGCTCTCGCTCGCACGCACGTGTCGCGTGCAGCCCGGACAAGGAAGCAATCGATTCGTCATCTCGTCCCCCATCGTGCGGTCGGTTCAGTCGGCAGGCGCCGCGCCGTACGCGGGCGCGACGGCTCCCGCGTCGACGCCCGCATCGCTCCCTGCATCCCGCGGCGGTCCGCCGTAGAGCGGCACCGGCGCCAGCGTCTCACACCCTGCGAGACCGACGATCGCCGTCGCGATCGCGACCGCGCCCGCCTTCGCGCGGAACGACACGAGCTGCGCACGGCTCGTGATCACGACCTCGCGTGTCGTCGCGTCGATCGTGATGGGCTCGATCGCAGCGCCGCAGAACGGACACTGCGCCTCGCTCGCGCGCACGTGGCGATGGCACGACTCACACGGTGTCAGCATCTCGGCTCTCCTCGTCCTCGACGATCAGCTCGAAGCGTGCGTGATCGAAGGGCTGTCCCGGCGCGCTCTCCACCTTCACCACGCGCTCGCGCTTGCCCGCGCGCTGCATCTCGAGCGCGCGATGGTGGCAGTACGGATTGTTCCCCGGGCGCCCGAAGAGGACGAATCCCGTCCACGTGCACCCAGCGCGGCACTCGTCGGCGTAATAACAAGTGCGGCAATAGCCCCAGAGATCCTCGACGGTGCGATCGCGCGTGTATCGCATCGCGCTGCCGCCGCGCTCCCAGATGTCGACGAGCTTCGCGTCGCGGATGTTGCCGCCGGTCCACGCGAGCGTCGGGAGCGACGGGCATCCCTTGATCGATCCGTCCGCTTCGATGCCGAGCGTCGAGCGCCCCGCGCCGCACGAGTACATGTGGCCCTTGGGCAAGCTCCCGCGGAGCACGTGCTCGTGCGGCCCGAAGTACCCGACGTTGTTGCCCGGCCAGAGCCGCACGCCGCGCTCGCGACATCGCTCCGCGAGGCGCGCGAGCATCGGGAACACCTCGAGCAGATCGTAGGGCTGCAGCAGCACCTCGGGCTCGTCCGCGGCGCGCCCCATCGCGACGGTGAGCTGGATCTGCCAGCTGTGCGCGCCGTGATCCGCGATCGTCTCGAGCACGCTCGGCAGCTCGGGCGCGCTGAGCCGATTGATCTGCGTGTTCGCGCTCACCTGCACGCCCGCGGCGCGCAGGTTCTTCATCGCGTCGAGCGCCGCGCGATAGCTGCCCGCGACACCGCGCAGGCGATCGTGCGTGGCCTCGTCGCCGTCGATCGACACGCTCGCGCTCTGCAGGCCCGCCGCCGCGGCATCACGCGCGCGCTCCGGCGTGATCCCGCGCCCGCCGGTCGTGAGGATCGCCATCATGCCGCGCGCGCGGATGCGCCGGATGATGTCGGTCCAGTCGTCGCGCAGGTACGCCTCGCCGCCGATCAGCGAGACCTCCTTCACGCCGAGGTCCGCCATCTGATCGACGAGATCGAGGCACTGCTCGGTCGAGAGCTCGTCCGGTCGATCGCGCCCCGCGCGCGAGCCGCAGTGACGGCACGCGAGATCACACGCGAGCGTGATCTCCCAGACCGCGTAGATCGGGCGCACGCGTCGATCGATCGCGCGCGCGTCGTCGGCGAGCGGCAGGCGACGTCGCGCGGGCTCGGCCATCGGTGCGAGCGGCAGGGACTTCGGGCGAGGCGCGCGGAGGAGCGCGTCGCGCTCCTCCGCGCTGACCAGCTCGCGGCGCTCGGTCCGCGAACCGACAGACACCGCGGGCCCCTTGTGCTGCGAGTCCGACACGTCGACCGATGGTAGTGGCCACGGTCGGCGGGATCCATCGCGCGATCAGAATCGATATCCGACGGCGAAGCTCAGCTGCGGCGTGAAGCCGTACGTCTCGAGCGCATCCTCCACGTCGCGCTCGATGTCGTCGAACATCTCCGGCGCGAGCCCCCGCACCTCGTCGGGCACCACGATCGACGTCGACGCGCCGAGCGTGTGGGCCCATCCGATCGAGCCACGGATCACGAGGTGATCCCACACGAGCGCGCTCCAACCGAGCTCGACGTGCAGCATGTGGAGCTCCGCGTCGATGCCGACCTCGTCGAGCCCCGGATACCTCATCGTCTGTCCGACCGCAGCCTCGAAATCGTCGATCCCCACGCGCGTCTCCGCGCCGATGCGCGTGTAGCCCGCGAGGATCTCGAAGCCGTAGCCCGGCACCGGCCGGATGCCGCCCGACACGCGCACCACGAGCGCGTTCGAGCCCGAGCGATCGACGAGCGACGCGATCTCGTCGCCGTACGCGCCGATGCCGTGCACGACGTCGTTCATCAAGCCGAGGTAGGGCTCGGGCATGAACCCGAGGTGGCCGCGGATCAGCAGACCGAGCGGCAGCTCGATGTTCGCCTCGACGCCGACGGTGAGCGGCACCTGCGTCGCGATCGCGAGATCGAGCCCGATCGGGAATGGCTCTCGGCGTGGTGGCTCGACCATCGGATCCGCGAGGTCGTCCGCGCGTTCACGATCGGGGCGTGAACGCGGCACGCCGCGCGACGTGGACGTGGCGCCGGCGCGCGCTGCGGCAGGCACCGCGAGCACGCTCGCCTCACCTCGTTGCGCCGAGACGGTCGATGGCTGGAGCGCGCACGCCGCCAGCACCGCGATCGAGACGAGGAGCCCACGTGCCGAGTCGCGCCAACTGCAGTGCACGCGACGGGACGGAGCAGCGCTCGTGCCATCTCGATCGCGCGAGATGGCATGAACGTTCGCTCGATCGCGCGCGACGGTGGATCAGAGACGCGCGGCGATGCGCTCGGCGGCGCGCGTCGCCATCGCCATGATCGTCAGCTGCGGGTTCACGCCGAGCGGGCCCGGCACCGTGCTGCCGTCGACGATGAAGAACCCCGGCAGGTCGTGCGCCTCGTGATCGAGCGACACCACGCTCGTCCTCGGATCCTTGCCCATCTTGCAAGTGCCGAGCGGGTGATAGCTCGTCAGCAGGCACTGGCTGGGCGCAAGCGTCTGCTTGCGGAAGCGCTCCCACTCGCGACGGCTCTCGAACGTGTGCGCGCCGAGGAGCGCGGGCCACACCTTCTTCGCGCCCGCCTCCCAGCAGATGTCGCCCATCGCCATCACGCCGCGGTGATACCGATCCGCGTCCTTCTGCGTGAGGTTGTAGAGCACGGTCGCGGAACCCTGGACGTCGAACGCGATGCGCCCGCGCGACTCGTCCGAGATGAGGATGCCGAACGACGCGATGTGCTCGAGCTCGTTGAGGCGCTCCATCAGGCGTCGACCGCCGACGGGATACATGAGCGCGGCGTAGTTCCAATCGGGCTGGGCCGCGCTCAGCAGGATGCCGTCGTCGAGGTGCTCGTCGCAGCCGTAGCCCTGCGGGATGTGATCCATCCCGCGGATCGCGTCGTCGAAGAGCGCGTTGAGCCCGCCGCTCGGATGCAGCGTGAGGTTGCGACCGACCTGACCGCTCGAGTTGCAGAGGCCGTTCTTGAGCAAGAAGAGCGGCGTCGGCAGCGCGCCTCCCGCGAACACCACGGCGCGGCCGCGCACGCGGATCGTCTTGCCGTTCTTCGCGACGCCCTCGATGCCGACGGCGCGCCCCTTCTCGACGATCACGCGCTTCGCGGTGAGCCCGGTGAAGAGCATCGCTCCGCGCTCGAGCGCAGGCGGCACGTAGCTGATGTTCGTCGAGCGACGCGCGTCGGTGCGGCACCCGAAGTCGCAGAACCCCGAGCCCTCGCAGCCCGGCGCGTTGCGCACGATCGAGAAGTGGCTCCAGCCGAGCTTGTCGCAGCCGCGCGCGAACACGTCGGCGATGCGCCCGATGTGCTGCCGCGCCGCGGGCTGCACCTGCAGGATGCTCTCGACGCGCTCGAAGTAGCCCTGCATGTGCTCGCGCGCGAAGTCGTCGGTGCCGATGTCCTCGCACCATCGATCGAGCACCGCGCTCGGCGTGCGGAAGCACGTGCCGCCGTTCACCGCGGTCGAGCCGCCGACGAGGCGACCCATGAACACCGGCATCAGGTTGCTGCCGACCGCCATGCCGCCGCGATAGAAGTCGCGATGCGCCTTCTGCGAGCTGCCGGTGAACGCATCGCGCCGGTGCAGCTCGCCCTCTTCGACGAAGCACACCGCGAAGCCGCGCTCCGCGAGCTCGCGACCGACGACCGCGCCGCCCGCGCCGGTGCCGACGACGACGACCTCGCACTCGACGTCGCCGTCGTCCCACGTCTCGGCGCGCACGACCTGCTCGAGCCAGCGAGGCTGCTCGAGCGTCTTCACGACGTTGAGCTTGCCGCCCATGCGCTCGTACACGGGCTCGCGATCGAAGTGCGCGAACTTGATCGCGAACTGCATCACCTGGAAGGGCGCGCGCAGCACGGGATCGCTCTCCCACGCGCGCATCACGTCTTCCTGATCGTCGGCGCTCAGATCACGGAAGCGACGACCCTTCTTCGCGATGGCCGCGTGGTCGTACGCGAGCGCGACCGCACCGAGCGCCTTCGGCAGCTGCGGGAAGAGATGCGCGACCGTCTCCTCGACCAGCGCGATCGTCTGCTCGTCGGCGCGCTGCACGCGACCACCGCCGGGGATCGTCGCCTCGGCGAACGCCAGGAGCGCTTCGTACTCACGCGGACCGAGCTGACTCTGGTCCGCCGGATGCGTGGCTCGCGCACGGCGCGCGGAGGATCGGCGCGAGCCCGAGAGGGCATCCGAAACGTCCGCATCGATCGCCGTACGACGCAACAGGTCGATCATGCAGCGGCCGAGTATTGGGCGGCTCCGGCCGATCGGCCAGCCTGGCTCCGGCCGCTCGTGACGATTCTCCGCGCGTGCGTAGTAGGCTTCGCACCTTCGAGCGCTGCGCATGATCGTCGGCACACAGGGATCGCTCCTCGGCATGCTGCGATGGCAGCAACACTCGGTGGTTCTGTTCGCGGCATCGGCGGGGCTCGTGATCGCCCTACGCGAAGTGTTGGGATGGCACTGGCTGCGCATCCCGTCGGTCCCCGTCGCGATCGTCGGCGGCGCGCTCGGCATCTTCGTCAGCTTCCGCACCAACGCGGCGTACGCGCGGTGGTGGGAAGGCCGTCAGCTCTGGGGCCGGCTGATCAACGTCTCGCGCATGTTCTGCTCGCAGGTGCTCGCGTACCTGCCGCGCGCCGAGAACGGCGCACCCAGCGCGCTGCAGCGACGATTGATCGAGCGTCACGTGCTCTACGTGCACGTGCTGCGATGTCTGCTGCGCGATCAGGTCCCGTGGAGCGACGACGACGTGGTCCGCTTCAGCGACGCGCCGACGCGCGAGTCGCTCTCGCACGAGACGAACGCGACGCACGCGCTGCTCGATCGACAGCTCGCGGAGCTCGCGCGCGAGGCCGACGAAGGACGTCTCGCGCCGCTGCGGATGGACGCGCTCGATCGCAGCATCGCGGCGCTGCTCGACGTGCAGGGCGGATGCGAGCGCATCAAGCGCACGCCGATGCCGCGCGGCTACGGGTACTTCGCGGAGCAGCTGATCCGCGCGTTCGGCGTGCTCTTCCCGATGGCGATCGCGGAGGAGCTCTGGGTGATGGCGATCCCGATCAACGTGCTCGTGTGCCTCGCGTTCATGATGATCAGCGAGGTCGGTCGCGTGCTCGAAGATCCGTTCACGCTCTTCTGGAACGCGCTGCCGCTCTCGGCGCTGACGCGCACCATCGAGAGCAACGTGAGGCAGCGGCTCGGCGACGAGGACATCCGCCCGATGCTGCGCCCCGACGGCAACGGCGTGTTGATGTGAGGGAGGACCGATGAGAGCGGCGATCGCGGTGCTCGTCTCGATCGCATGGGTCGGCGTCGCGCACGCCGATGCGATCATGCCGTTCGACGGCGAGTGCCCACCCGGGCTGCGCGAGGGCATCTCGGGGCACGCCGAGGCGTGCATCCCGATCGCGTGCTCGAGCGACGCGGAGTGCGGCAGCGACGCGGCGTGTCGCGACGTGCACGAGTGCTTCGCGCCGCGCGAATTCACGTCCGACGGGCGCGTGGTCTACGAGACGCCGGTGGTGCGCGACGTGGTCGTCGGCGCGTGCCGCGCCGATCGCACGTGTGCGGAGGGCGAGTGCCGCTCGCGTCGTCAGTGCGAGCCCACGGACGACACGCCCGCATGGGATCCGCGCATGCGACGGTGGACGGGCGAGACCCATCGCGGCTCGACGTGCAGCGTCGCGCAC is a window encoding:
- a CDS encoding radical SAM/SPASM domain-containing protein → MSVGSRTERRELVSAEERDALLRAPRPKSLPLAPMAEPARRRLPLADDARAIDRRVRPIYAVWEITLACDLACRHCGSRAGRDRPDELSTEQCLDLVDQMADLGVKEVSLIGGEAYLRDDWTDIIRRIRARGMMAILTTGGRGITPERARDAAAAGLQSASVSIDGDEATHDRLRGVAGSYRAALDAMKNLRAAGVQVSANTQINRLSAPELPSVLETIADHGAHSWQIQLTVAMGRAADEPEVLLQPYDLLEVFPMLARLAERCRERGVRLWPGNNVGYFGPHEHVLRGSLPKGHMYSCGAGRSTLGIEADGSIKGCPSLPTLAWTGGNIRDAKLVDIWERGGSAMRYTRDRTVEDLWGYCRTCYYADECRAGCTWTGFVLFGRPGNNPYCHHRALEMQRAGKRERVVKVESAPGQPFDHARFELIVEDEESRDADTV
- a CDS encoding GMC family oxidoreductase N-terminal domain-containing protein; amino-acid sequence: MQRADEQTIALVEETVAHLFPQLPKALGAVALAYDHAAIAKKGRRFRDLSADDQEDVMRAWESDPVLRAPFQVMQFAIKFAHFDREPVYERMGGKLNVVKTLEQPRWLEQVVRAETWDDGDVECEVVVVGTGAGGAVVGRELAERGFAVCFVEEGELHRRDAFTGSSQKAHRDFYRGGMAVGSNLMPVFMGRLVGGSTAVNGGTCFRTPSAVLDRWCEDIGTDDFAREHMQGYFERVESILQVQPAARQHIGRIADVFARGCDKLGWSHFSIVRNAPGCEGSGFCDFGCRTDARRSTNISYVPPALERGAMLFTGLTAKRVIVEKGRAVGIEGVAKNGKTIRVRGRAVVFAGGALPTPLFLLKNGLCNSSGQVGRNLTLHPSGGLNALFDDAIRGMDHIPQGYGCDEHLDDGILLSAAQPDWNYAALMYPVGGRRLMERLNELEHIASFGILISDESRGRIAFDVQGSATVLYNLTQKDADRYHRGVMAMGDICWEAGAKKVWPALLGAHTFESRREWERFRKQTLAPSQCLLTSYHPLGTCKMGKDPRTSVVSLDHEAHDLPGFFIVDGSTVPGPLGVNPQLTIMAMATRAAERIAARL
- a CDS encoding bestrophin family protein, whose protein sequence is MIVGTQGSLLGMLRWQQHSVVLFAASAGLVIALREVLGWHWLRIPSVPVAIVGGALGIFVSFRTNAAYARWWEGRQLWGRLINVSRMFCSQVLAYLPRAENGAPSALQRRLIERHVLYVHVLRCLLRDQVPWSDDDVVRFSDAPTRESLSHETNATHALLDRQLAELAREADEGRLAPLRMDALDRSIAALLDVQGGCERIKRTPMPRGYGYFAEQLIRAFGVLFPMAIAEELWVMAIPINVLVCLAFMMISEVGRVLEDPFTLFWNALPLSALTRTIESNVRQRLGDEDIRPMLRPDGNGVLM